The genomic stretch AGAATACCCCGAGTTCTCCAGCTCGCAATACAACGACGTGGTTGGCGTTTGGGTCAACGGGGTACAGGCACAAGTCTCCATTGGCGATGGCTCTGCCTCGATCGGCAACATCAACCAGAACGACACCGAAAACATCTATGTCGACAACACCGGCGACCAGTACAACACCGAAATGGATGGGTTCACCATTACCCTGACCTTTACCGCCCCGGTAACTGCAGGTGTACTGAACTCGATCAAAATCGGCGTCGCAGATGTATCTGACAGCAACTATGACACCAATCTTCTGGTTGCCGGAGGCTCGGTTCAGACCGGTTTTGTTGCCCAGGACGATCAGGTCGACATGAGCTATAACGCCACCAAAACAGTGGATGTTCTGGCCAATGATACCAGTTCTGCCGGTGGCACCCTGACCGTCACCCATATCAATAACATTGCAGTCTCGCCTGGGGATACAGTGACCCTGGCAACCGGTCAGCAGATCACTTTGAACCCGGACGGCACACTCGAGGTGCAATCTGACGGCGATGATGAGACCGTCAATTTCACCTACACCACCCAAAATGACAGCGGCGACAGCGACACCGGGCTGGTCGAGATCAACCAAGCCCAGGCCTGTTTCATGGGCGGCACCCGGATTGAGACAGATCAGGGCCCCATCGCGATTGAGAACCTGACGCCGGGCATGATGATCCAGACCTATGATCACGGGTTTCAGCCGCTGCGCTGGATTGGCCATAGCCGGGCTCCGGTCACCCCTGCAACCGCGCCAATCCGCTTTGCCAAGGGGCAGTTTAACGCCGACGCGGAACTTTGGGTCTCCCCCAACCACCGAATGCTGATCACCGGCCAGTTTGCCGAACTTTTGTTTGGCGAAGCTGAAGTGCTGGCCAAGGCCAAGGATCTGATCAACGACGCCGGCATTCGCCCCGATTTCAGCCTTAAGATGGTCGACTATTATCACCTGCTGTTTGACCAGCACGAGATCCTCACCTCCCATGGGGTATTGAGCGAAAGCTACCACCCCGGCCCGCAGACAACTGCTGGTTTTGATGCCGAAACCCAGGCCGAACTTTTTGCCCTGTTTCCAGAGCTTTGCCCGCAAACCGGCGCAGGCTATGGCTTGGCCGCACGCCTTGCCCTGCGCCGGCACGAGACCAAATTTCTAAACCACTGCCTGT from Phaeobacter sp. G2 encodes the following:
- a CDS encoding choice-of-anchor L domain-containing protein, which produces MPTATELDINTSATADQMAQEIFGDGTTVVSASYSGDAASSGIYSGADTTVAGVAPADSGVILSTGHVDDFTNSSGSTNTNTSGNTSTNTSGTNGDSDFNAIAGSATYDAAFMEIDFIPDGDVLTLDFVLSSEEYPEFSSSQYNDVVGVWVNGVQAQVSIGDGSASIGNINQNDTENIYVDNTGDQYNTEMDGFTITLTFTAPVTAGVLNSIKIGVADVSDSNYDTNLLVAGGSVQTGFVAQDDQVDMSYNATKTVDVLANDTSSAGGTLTVTHINNIAVSPGDTVTLATGQQITLNPDGTLEVQSDGDDETVNFTYTTQNDSGDSDTGLVEINQAQACFMGGTRIETDQGPIAIENLTPGMMIQTYDHGFQPLRWIGHSRAPVTPATAPIRFAKGQFNADAELWVSPNHRMLITGQFAELLFGEAEVLAKAKDLINDAGIRPDFSLKMVDYYHLLFDQHEILTSHGVLSESYHPGPQTTAGFDAETQAELFALFPELCPQTGAGYGLAARLALRRHETKFLNHCLSS